GATCTGAGCGGCCGCATCGCGCCCATGGTCAATGACGGGATCGCCTGTCGATCTCATCACCGACCAGCGCAAATGTGCCACCTGAACGGGGCTTGGTCCCGGGCTTCTTAGCTCAGTTGGCCAAGGCAACCGACTTGTAAACGGCGACGTCGCCGGTTCACAGGGGGCACCGGTTCGAACCCGGCAGGGCCCGATCAGGCTCTGACCAGCGGCTTTACTGCGTCTCAGGTGGCCGATGGCTCATTCGATCCCTGACACAGCATGAACGCACCATCATCATCACCGCTGGGCGACGCGATCGGCCTGGTTCTTGGTGTCGGAGGCGCCGGTTCGCGCCGGCTCTGGAGGTTTAGGACGGCAGAGGGTATCCAGCGCATCCTCGCATTCCCCGACACAATGTTTTCGGGTCATCGAAACCTGCGAATTTCCGGCCCGATAGGCGGCAGCAGCCTCGGCGCCCATGATCCAGGCAGCCCGGGGTGATTCAGCGGAATTCGGCACTGTGTTCGGTTCGCAGTGTTTGGGTGGGCGAGGCAGGTACGAAGGTCCAGAGGCGTCGTTAGAACGCACGGCGTTGCGGAAAGGCAAAGCGGTCAAGGTCATTCGCGGCAACCACTATGGCTCCACCGGCGCGGCTCCGGGCCTGCTCGGCGAGTGGGGCAACGTCCCCGTAGCGCGAAGAAAAGTGGGTGAGGATGAGGGTCCCCGCGCCCGATGATGCTGCCAGCTCGCCCGCCTGCCCCGCCGTGAGATGGCGGAACTGCGAGGCGAGCTCGGCGTCGTCGTCGCTGAAGGTGCACTCGGTGATGAGTAGGTCGGCCCCCTCCGCCAGTTCCTGCGCGCCCTGGCAGGGCGCGGTATCCATGACGAAGGCGAAGCGCTGACCGGGCCGCGGCACGCTCACGTCCTCCAGACTCACGCCATGCAAGTTTCCTTCGCGCTCCAGGCGGCCGACGTCGGGTCCCGCAATCCCGGCCGCCGCGAGTCGGTCAGGAAGGAGCGTGCGCCCGTCTGGCTCCACAAACTGATAGCCGTAAGCCTCGATGCGGTGGTTGAGTGCCCGGACGTACAGGCCCGGCGCGATCGGCTCGGCAGCCCTGTGGCCGGGGCCCGCGTGTTCGATGCCCCCGTAGGCAAAGCCTCCATGCGGATGCAGCCGTAGATCTATGCCCGGGGAGGCGAGGGACACGAGAGCCCGGACCGTGTCCTCGCCGGAGCCAGGATAGTGCAGGTGGACAGGGTGGTTGACCTTGTCAAGGGCCATGCGGGAAAGAACGCCAGGCAGGCCGTAGCAGTGGTCGCCGTGCACATGGGTGAGGCAGATACGCGTGATCTGGGAGACGGTGACTCCGGCGTGGAGCATCTGCCGCTGCGTGCCCTCTCCGGGATCGAAGAGAAAGTCCTCTCCATCGAAGCGCAGCAGGTACCCGTTGTGGTTGCGGGTCCGGGTCGGGACCTGCGAGGCGGTGCCGAGGACGACGAACTCACGCATGGAGCCCAGTCTGCCACTCGATGGCGAGGGGACTCCGGCGTGTTCAGCGCCGGCGCCCCCTCCACTTTGTTTCGTCGCGACGCCGCGGACAACCACGACACCCCCTGGGCCTGCTCCCGTGTTCCAGCTCGTCGGGCGGCGCGCCGCGGAGCCGGTCCTGCCGCCGTGGGTCGCCGGCGCACACGACAAGCGTCCGT
This genomic interval from Micrococcaceae bacterium Sec5.7 contains the following:
- a CDS encoding ribonuclease Z; translated protein: MREFVVLGTASQVPTRTRNHNGYLLRFDGEDFLFDPGEGTQRQMLHAGVTVSQITRICLTHVHGDHCYGLPGVLSRMALDKVNHPVHLHYPGSGEDTVRALVSLASPGIDLRLHPHGGFAYGGIEHAGPGHRAAEPIAPGLYVRALNHRIEAYGYQFVEPDGRTLLPDRLAAAGIAGPDVGRLEREGNLHGVSLEDVSVPRPGQRFAFVMDTAPCQGAQELAEGADLLITECTFSDDDAELASQFRHLTAGQAGELAASSGAGTLILTHFSSRYGDVAPLAEQARSRAGGAIVVAANDLDRFAFPQRRAF